From the Purpureocillium takamizusanense chromosome 6, complete sequence genome, one window contains:
- the DEF1 gene encoding RNAPII degradation factor, variant 2 (COG:S~EggNog:ENOG503NVE6): protein MLRQSTAPKPAPAPKDVPAPKPAEPVEPQAVAAAELVQPEPEPVAEEAEEATPVAQHAEPVQVPSIAQPDISLPPTKDELTETNLEQVVDDSNPPATDTAASTAADSWDPRQSPVNANATPLSAAQQQHQAQRAAASGFATSAIKAAADRSARAPSYQRRVLDQEEAVRMPGNREVDRAAVRFGAFSLNGGEEDVDGEREEPETRAQPPADSPVAHPRASLPPVSQPVAVPEPFSQKPGAAAPTGPAGNVPTGPAAHAHAQVPQPAIPSAQQYGRFGHGVSQEAAPAAQKPVDPFHQQSTPVTQAPFDSYATQTSQPPAQQPAGAFSSAPSDFSNYYTANQQDRNPYNYYGQQYGAQQGAHGQHDGPPSQQRPFGGYGQADNLSQYPQSGAMHGQPRFSGSAESQNSGHSTPNPTAQSQQQQQQQPQPQSQQSQQGQQGQQQQAAQQPQQQGGPGAQPQSHGQYPGYSHPYYSNPYYHQYYSGYGQGGFGPYGKGGMYGQPYGVSPNAPYDHTSSPGAFGPSSLHRESGLGSGLGDYGRAGSGQAGNQPGLGGSSFGGAHDSFARGASSFQSQGQGFSSQTQPAAGGSTDDLKPFGDAKTGSGPSPALGGGPRPGSATNTAPSGQTGLPPPQTSQMGGAYGGYPSHLQGHSLHGSGAYGMGAGAGANQHGSSPYGSYGQGFSSGYYGGQQQQRGGWGGNYH from the exons ATGCTGCGACAGTCGACTGCGCCCAAGCCCGCCCCTGCGCCCAAGGACGTTCCCGCCCCCAAGCCTGCCGAACCTGTCGAGCCTcaagccgtcgccgccgccgagcttgtCCAACCCGAACCCGAACctgtcgccgaggaggccgaggaggccacCCCTGTTGCCCAGCACGCCGAGCCAGTTCAAGTCCCGAGCATTGCACAACCCGACATTTCTCTTCCCCCGACCAAGGACGAGCTCACCGAGACGAATCTCGAGCAGGTTGTTGACGACTCCAACCCACCCGCAACCGACACTGCCGCAAGCACAGCTGCTGACTCTTGGGACCCCCGACAGAGCCCCGTGAATGCCAACGCCACGCCTCTTtcggccgcccagcagcagcatcaggctcagcgcgccgccgctagTGGGTTCGCTACGTCTGCTatcaaggcggcggcggaccgtTCCGCACGGGCTCCCAGCTACCAGCGTCGCGTTCTGGACCAGGAGGAGGCTGTGCGTATGCCTGGCAACCGCGAGGTCGATCGTGCGGCCGTGCGATTTGGCGCCTTTAGCTTgaacggcggcgaggaggacgttGATGGCGAGCGTGAGGAGCCCGAGACTCGGGCGCAGCCCCCAGCTGATTCTCCGGTTGCCCACCCTCGCGCCTCTCTTCCCCCCGTTTCCCAACCTGTTGCGGTTCCCGAGCCATTCTCCCAGAAgcctggagccgccgcccccactGGCCCGGCTGGAAACG TGCCCACTGGTCCCGCAGCTCACGCTCACGCACAGG TTCCTCAACCCGCAATTCCTAGCGCTCAGCAGTATGGCCGATTCGGTCACGGTGTTTCCCAGGAGGCTGCACCCGCGGCCCAGAAGCCCGTTGACCCGTTCCATCAACAGAGTACCCCGGTTACACAAGCTCCTTTCGACTCGTACGCCACCCAGACATCTCAGCCGCCTGCTCAGCAGCCGGCTGGTGCCTTCAGCTCCGCCCCCAGCGACTTCTCCAACTATTACACCGCGAATCAGCAAGATCGCAACCCCTATAACTATTACGGTCAGCAGTATGGCGCCCAGCAGGGCGCCCACGGTCAGCACGATGGTCCTCCATCGCAGCAGCGACCGTTTGGCGGTTATGGCCAAGCCGATAACCTTAGCCAGTATCCGCAGAGCGGCGCAATGCACGGCCAGCCTCGGTTTAGCGGTTCTGCCGAAAGCCAAAACAGCGGCCACTCGACGCCGAACCCGACCGcgcagtcgcagcagcagcagcagcagcagccgcagcctcAGAGCCAGCAGTcccagcagggccagcagggtcagcagcagcaagccgcgcagcagcctcagCAGCAAGGTGGCCCTGGTGCGCAGCCGCAGTCTCATGGCCAATATCCGGGTTACAGCCACCCCTATTACAGCAACCCCTACTATCACCAGTACTACTCTGGCTACGGCcagggcggcttcggccCGTACGGCAAGGGTGGAATGTACGGACAGCCCTACGGCGTGTCGCCAAACGCCCCGTACGACCACACGTCGTCACCGGGCGCTTTCGGCCCTTCGTCGCTGCACCGTGAGAGCGGCCTGGGCTCCGGTCTGGGCGACTATGGTCGCGCCGGATCTGGTCAGGCTGGCAATCAGCCcggcttgggcggcagcagcttcgGCGGTGCACACGACAGCttcgcgcgcggcgcgtctTCTTTCCAGTCTCAGGGGCAGGGCTTCAGCAGCCAGACTCAGCCTGCAGCGGGTGGATCGACGGACGACCTGAAGCCCTTCGGTGACGCTAAGACGGGCtccggcccgtcgccggcgctcgGAGGTGGCCCTCGCCCGGGCTCGGCCACCaacacggcgccgagcggaCAGACCGGTCTGCCCCCGCCCCAGACGTCGCAGATGGGCGGTGCGTACGGCGGCTACCCCAGCCATCTCCAGGGCCACAGCCTTCACGGAAGCGGTGCATACGGgatgggcgccggcgccggcgccaaccagcacggcagcagcccgtACGGCTCGTACGGTCAGGGATTTAGCAGCGGCTACTATGgcggacagcagcagcagcgcggcggctgggggggTAACTACCACTAG
- the RPE1 gene encoding Ribulose-phosphate 3-epimerase (EggNog:ENOG503NX48~COG:G), with protein sequence MAPKTIIVPSILSADFAQLGHDCARTMEQGADWLHVDIMDGHFVPNITFGAPVVAKIRGHVDRPTEAHGRGTFDCHMMIAEPKKWVKEFKKAGADMYCFHYEAAFSSASESPEDAATDARTSPRELIRYIHDQGLQAGIAIRPDTSVDVLWDIVGAEDPRDKPDVRLLSPPALCCLHFPLVTMLPTLPTSYLLPRSSAGPLPLRNGFDLCFAAEAGRGGEER encoded by the exons atggcgcccAAGACCATCATCGTCCCGTCGATCCTGTCGGCCGACTTTGCGCAGCTCGGGCACGACTGCGCGCGCACGATGGAGCAGGGCGCGGACTGGCTGCACGTCGACATCAT GGACGGTCACTTTGTTCCCAACATCACCTTcggcgcgcccgtcgtggcCAAGATTCGCGGGCACGTCGACCGGCCGACCGAGGCGCACGGCCGGGGCACGTTTGACTGCCACATGATGATTGCAGAG CCCAAGAAGTGGGTAAAAGAGTTCAaaaaggccggcgccgacatgtACTGCTTCCACTACGAGGCGGCCTTTTCGTCGGCGTCCGAGAGccccgaggacgccgccaccgacgccagGACGAGCCCGCGCGAGCTGATCCGCTACATCCACGACCAGGGCCTGCAGGCGGGCATCGCCATCCGCCCGGACACGTCGGTCGACGTGCTGTGGGACattgtcggcgccgaggacccgAGGGACAAGCCTGATGTACGTTTGTTGTCACCCCCCGCACTTTGCTGTCTTCATTTCCCTTTGGTCACCATGCTTCCCACTCTTCCTACTTCTTACCTCCTGCCTCGTTCTTCTGCCGGCCCCCTGCCGCTGCGAAACGGATTCGATCTCTGTTTCGCcgcggaggcggggaggggaggggaggagaggtGA
- the DEF1 gene encoding RNAPII degradation factor (COG:S~EggNog:ENOG503NVE6), whose protein sequence is MSEVASRPSASRGRGSGRGGRGGFAGRGGRRPNGDKSDHKATDDGLGAFDDEGDFADLRKQYGGKTSVIREMFPDWSEVDVLFALQETNGDENEAVARIAEGTISQWGEVSKPKKTTRAKGKDATTAPPAAAEQTSTAGRPARGGRAASEGGRGRGRGSDRGGAARGGRGRSTQAGANGARNKEASQLSVPTEESSAWDNEKPQVDKPEPKTAATEKPIVSTTSDAPKAAAPQAKTWASMLRQSTAPKPAPAPKDVPAPKPAEPVEPQAVAAAELVQPEPEPVAEEAEEATPVAQHAEPVQVPSIAQPDISLPPTKDELTETNLEQSPVNANATPLSAAQQQHQAQRAAASGFATSAIKAAADRSARAPSYQRRVLDQEEAVRMPGNREVDRAAVRFGAFSLNGGEEDVDGEREEPETRAQPPADSPVAHPRASLPPVSQPVAVPEPFSQKPGAAAPTGPAGNVPTGPAAHAHAQVPQPAIPSAQQYGRFGHGVSQEAAPAAQKPVDPFHQQSTPVTQAPFDSYATQTSQPPAQQPAGAFSSAPSDFSNYYTANQQDRNPYNYYGQQYGAQQGAHGQHDGPPSQQRPFGGYGQADNLSQYPQSGAMHGQPRFSGSAESQNSGHSTPNPTAQSQQQQQQQPQPQSQQSQQGQQGQQQQAAQQPQQQGGPGAQPQSHGQYPGYSHPYYSNPYYHQYYSGYGQGGFGPYGKGGMYGQPYGVSPNAPYDHTSSPGAFGPSSLHRESGLGSGLGDYGRAGSGQAGNQPGLGGSSFGGAHDSFARGASSFQSQGQGFSSQTQPAAGGSTDDLKPFGDAKTGSGPSPALGGGPRPGSATNTAPSGQTGLPPPQTSQMGGAYGGYPSHLQGHSLHGSGAYGMGAGAGANQHGSSPYGSYGQGFSSGYYGGQQQQRGGWGGNYH, encoded by the exons ATGTCCGAAGTCGCTTCACGgccctccgcctcgcgcggcagaggcagcggtcgcggcggcagaggaggcTTTGccggtcgcggcggtcgcagACCTAACGGTGACAAGTCTGACCACAAggcgaccgacgacggcctcggtgcctttgacgacgagggcgacttTGCCGACCTCCGAAAGCAATATGGTGGCAAGACGTCGGTGATCCGCGAGATGTTCCCAGACTGGTCCGAGGTGGACGTGCTTTTTGCACTCCAGGAgaccaacggcgacgagaacGAGGCGGTCGCGCGCATTGCTGAAG GCACAATCTCTCAGTGGGGCGAAGTCtccaagcccaagaagacGACCCGCGCAaagggcaaggacgccaccaccgcccctcctgcagctgccgAGCAGACCAGCACCGCTGGCCGACCTGCTCGTGGCGGTCGGGCTGCTTCCGAGGGAGGTcgtggtcgaggtcgaggctcCGACAGAGGCGGTGCTGCCCGTGGTGGTCGAGGTCGATCCACTCAAGCCGGTGCTAACGGCGCTCGCAACAAggaagccagccagctctcTGTTCCGACCGAGGAGTCGTCCGCATGGGACAATGAGAAACCTCAGGTCGACAAGCCCGAACCCaagaccgccgccacggaaAAGCCCATAGTCTCCACCACCTCTGATGCTCCCAAGGCTGCTGCACCCCAAGCCAAGACTTGGGCCAGCATGCTGCGACAGTCGACTGCGCCCAAGCCCGCCCCTGCGCCCAAGGACGTTCCCGCCCCCAAGCCTGCCGAACCTGTCGAGCCTcaagccgtcgccgccgccgagcttgtCCAACCCGAACCCGAACctgtcgccgaggaggccgaggaggccacCCCTGTTGCCCAGCACGCCGAGCCAGTTCAAGTCCCGAGCATTGCACAACCCGACATTTCTCTTCCCCCGACCAAGGACGAGCTCACCGAGACGAATCTCGAGCAG AGCCCCGTGAATGCCAACGCCACGCCTCTTtcggccgcccagcagcagcatcaggctcagcgcgccgccgctagTGGGTTCGCTACGTCTGCTatcaaggcggcggcggaccgtTCCGCACGGGCTCCCAGCTACCAGCGTCGCGTTCTGGACCAGGAGGAGGCTGTGCGTATGCCTGGCAACCGCGAGGTCGATCGTGCGGCCGTGCGATTTGGCGCCTTTAGCTTgaacggcggcgaggaggacgttGATGGCGAGCGTGAGGAGCCCGAGACTCGGGCGCAGCCCCCAGCTGATTCTCCGGTTGCCCACCCTCGCGCCTCTCTTCCCCCCGTTTCCCAACCTGTTGCGGTTCCCGAGCCATTCTCCCAGAAgcctggagccgccgcccccactGGCCCGGCTGGAAACG TGCCCACTGGTCCCGCAGCTCACGCTCACGCACAGG TTCCTCAACCCGCAATTCCTAGCGCTCAGCAGTATGGCCGATTCGGTCACGGTGTTTCCCAGGAGGCTGCACCCGCGGCCCAGAAGCCCGTTGACCCGTTCCATCAACAGAGTACCCCGGTTACACAAGCTCCTTTCGACTCGTACGCCACCCAGACATCTCAGCCGCCTGCTCAGCAGCCGGCTGGTGCCTTCAGCTCCGCCCCCAGCGACTTCTCCAACTATTACACCGCGAATCAGCAAGATCGCAACCCCTATAACTATTACGGTCAGCAGTATGGCGCCCAGCAGGGCGCCCACGGTCAGCACGATGGTCCTCCATCGCAGCAGCGACCGTTTGGCGGTTATGGCCAAGCCGATAACCTTAGCCAGTATCCGCAGAGCGGCGCAATGCACGGCCAGCCTCGGTTTAGCGGTTCTGCCGAAAGCCAAAACAGCGGCCACTCGACGCCGAACCCGACCGcgcagtcgcagcagcagcagcagcagcagccgcagcctcAGAGCCAGCAGTcccagcagggccagcagggtcagcagcagcaagccgcgcagcagcctcagCAGCAAGGTGGCCCTGGTGCGCAGCCGCAGTCTCATGGCCAATATCCGGGTTACAGCCACCCCTATTACAGCAACCCCTACTATCACCAGTACTACTCTGGCTACGGCcagggcggcttcggccCGTACGGCAAGGGTGGAATGTACGGACAGCCCTACGGCGTGTCGCCAAACGCCCCGTACGACCACACGTCGTCACCGGGCGCTTTCGGCCCTTCGTCGCTGCACCGTGAGAGCGGCCTGGGCTCCGGTCTGGGCGACTATGGTCGCGCCGGATCTGGTCAGGCTGGCAATCAGCCcggcttgggcggcagcagcttcgGCGGTGCACACGACAGCttcgcgcgcggcgcgtctTCTTTCCAGTCTCAGGGGCAGGGCTTCAGCAGCCAGACTCAGCCTGCAGCGGGTGGATCGACGGACGACCTGAAGCCCTTCGGTGACGCTAAGACGGGCtccggcccgtcgccggcgctcgGAGGTGGCCCTCGCCCGGGCTCGGCCACCaacacggcgccgagcggaCAGACCGGTCTGCCCCCGCCCCAGACGTCGCAGATGGGCGGTGCGTACGGCGGCTACCCCAGCCATCTCCAGGGCCACAGCCTTCACGGAAGCGGTGCATACGGgatgggcgccggcgccggcgccaaccagcacggcagcagcccgtACGGCTCGTACGGTCAGGGATTTAGCAGCGGCTACTATGgcggacagcagcagcagcgcggcggctgggggggTAACTACCACTAG
- the NUA3 gene encoding putative component of NuA3 histone acetyltransferase complex (COG:B~EggNog:ENOG503NVPI~BUSCO:EOG09260ZG2) yields the protein MKRKAESQASNGSAATHKKSKTTNGTSSSSKSSSTLSADESRKRFRAGLFDTAVLDAYTGEYASSAPYKHAVIHDLVDDALLRAVRDEIRANVEFTPKETDIYKIHQSGDLANLDGLDDASLAKLPSLLALRDAVYSETFRNYVSSITGCGPLSGRKTDMAINIYTPGCFLLCHDDVIGSRRVSYILYLTDPDTPWRPEWGGALRLFPVQKQENKHGDGDVAKTPLPDVVKVIPPAWNQLSFFAVQPGESFHDVEEVYHADTKEQLKKDGGRVRMAISGWFHIPQIGEDGYVEGEEEKNAKNSSLMQLQGNPAQYDAPRPQPVRVENPKPSQGFEQADLEFLLKYIAPTYLTPDTLEQIQEHFEENSSITLANILSKKFAQRLKRYVAEQETVALPQDRASIEKLSAWHVARPPHKHRYLYQHPSQLRSSHEESPLTELLDILLPSRQFRHWLQIATGCTVESADVIARRFRRGQDYTLATGHDGKPRLELNLGITPTSGWGDEDEEEDDSALAAAEAAEKHKAAASKPNGKDKGKDKAKAEQPEPSDPADGAEADDDEVGGHEVYMGGDDDDAEDAAIYKSSGDDDNILFFQAAAWNKLTIVLRDSGALKFVKYVSRKAKGDRWDISGVFEVEEQDDDEDGDDEGGGDRGNGEGGAPADGLSDDEEEFNGFSDSADSESD from the exons atgaagaGAAAGGCCGAGAGCCAGGCCAGCAACGGCTCCGCGGCCACCCACAAAAAGTCCAAGACGACTAATggtaccagcagcagcagcaaaagcagcagca ccctctccgccgacgagTCCCGCAAGCGCTTCCGCGCCGGCCTCTTCGACACGGCCGTCCTCGATGCCTACACGGGCGAGtacgcctcgtcggcgccctaTAAGCACGCCGTCATccacgacctcgtcgacgatgcgctgctgcgcgccgtccgcgACGAGATCCGCGCCAACGTCGAGTTCACCCCCAAGGAGACCGACATCTACAAGATCCACCAGTCGGGCGACCTCGccaacctcgacggcctcgacgacgcctcaCTGGCCAAGCTGCCATCCTtgctcgccctgcgcgaTGCCGTCTACTCCGAAACCTTTCGCAACTACGTCTCCTCCATCACCGGTTGCGGGCCCCTTAGCGGCCGCAAGACAGACATGGCCATCAACATATACACCCCGGGCTGCTTCCTCCTctgccacgacgacgtcatcggcagccgccgcgtcaGCTATATCCTCTACCTCACCGACCCGGACACGCCCTGGCGGCCCGAATGGGGCGGCGCACTGCGCCTCTTCCCCGTCCAGAAGCAGGAGAACaagcacggcgacggcgacgtcgccaagACGCCCCTGCCCGACGTCGTCAAGGTCATCCCTCCAGCCTGGAACCAGCTCAGCTTCTTCGCCGTTCAGCCCGGCGAGAGCTtccacgacgtcgaggaggtctACCACGCCGACACCAAGGAGCAGCTAAAAAAGGACGGCGGACGCGTCCGCATGGCCATCAGCGGCTGGTTCCATATCCCCCAGatcggcgaggacggctacgtcgagggcgaggaggagaagaacgCCAAGAACAGCAGCCTCATGCAGCTTCAGGGGAACCCCGCCCAGTACGACGCCCCGCGACCCCAGCCCGTCAGGGTCGAGAACCCTAAGCCTAGTCAGGGCTTTGAGCAGGCTGACCTTGAGTTCCTGCTCAAGTATATCGCGCCGACCTACCTGACCCCCGATACGCTAGAGCAGATTCAAGAGCACTTTGAGGAGAACTCGAGCATTACCCTCGCCAACATTCTCTCCAAGAAGTTCGCGCAGCGCCTTAAACGCTACGTCGCTGAGCAGGAGACCGTGGCGCTGCCTCAAGACAGGGCCAGCATCGAGAAGCTATCGGCCTGGCACgtagcccgcccgcctcacAAGCACCGCTACCTCTACCAGCACCCCAGCCAGCTGCGTTCCTCCCACGAAGAGTCGCCGCTcaccgagctgctcgacatcctcctccccagcCGCCAGTTCCGCCACTGGCTGCAGATCGCCACGGGCTGCACCGTCGAgagcgccgacgtcatcgCCCGTCGcttccgccgcggccaggacTACACACTGGCcaccggccacgacggcaagcccCGCTTGGAGCTCAACCTCGGCATCACCCCGACCTCTGGTTggggcgacgaagacgaagaggaagatgacTCTGCtctcgctgctgccgaggccgccgagaagcaCAAGGCTGCCGCGTCCAAGCCCaacggcaaggacaagggcaaggacaaggctAAAGCCGAGCAGCCGGAACCCTCCGatcccgccgacggcgccgaggccgacgacgacgaggtgggcggccacgaggtgtacatgggcggcgacgacgacgacgccgaggacgccgccatctacaagtcgagcggcgacgacgacaacatcctcttcttccaggccgccgcctggaaCAAACTCACCATTGTCCtgcgcgacagcggcgcTCTCAAGTTCGTCAAGTACGTCAgccgcaaggccaagggcgaccGCTGGGACATTTCGGGCGTCTTtgaggtcgaggagcaggatgatgacgaggatggcgacgatgagggcggcggcgaccgtggcaatggggagggaggggcgccCGCGGATGGGCTttcggacgacgaggaagagtTCAACGGCTTCTCCGACTCAGCGGACAGCGAGTCCGACTAG
- a CDS encoding uncharacterized protein (COG:E~EggNog:ENOG503NWXZ) — translation MDHDARAQNAGEGTTRRRYLGLISIIASFCPSSQHPLLQSVSKPRSFILLIGRRRPSQHTTSHPARRGSMAGSDDYSVDEARAQFPALQQQQVFFDNAGGSQVLGSVVDSIRDYFTTANVQLGASYAVGQRATARYDAAHDAGARFVNARSDEVVFGPSTTQLLRNLSLALGGPGSRLRPGDDIVVSAIDHEANVAPWVDLADRHDLVLKWWRPAAAAAAHDTNPKLLPEDLARLVGPRTRLVTFTHASNILGTITDVRAVADVAHAVGALVCVDGVAYAPHRPIDVAALGVDFYCFSWYKTYGPHVAMLYAGWAAQTHLRSLGHFFNPSATLADKLGLAGGSYELCQAVTHVVDYLGPGTGSEKWRAIEAHEHQLQAVLLDFLTARPDVTIFGVAKPDSHLRVSTVSFAVDGWDPKALVEAVEKDTRFAFRWGAFYSNRLVRDTLRLGPNGVVRVSMVHYNTLDEVKGLIKALEKVIDGKE, via the exons ATGGATCATGACGCCAGGGCCCAAAatgcgggggaggggacgacgaggcgacgatATCTGGGTCTTATATCAATAATCGCGTCTTTCTGTCCCTCAAGTCAACACCCCCTTCTTCAGTCTGTTTCAAAACCGAGGTCATTCATTCTCCTCAtaggtcgtcgtcgtccctctCAGCACACAACTAGTCACCCGGCGAGAAGAGGAAGCATGGCTGGCAGCGACGACTAtagcgtcgacgaggcgcgggcccAGTTCCCGGCcctacagcagcagcaagtctTCTTCGACAACGCCGGCGGCAGTCAAGTGCTCGgaagcgtcgtcgactccaTCCGCGACTACTTCACGACGGCCAACGTCCAGCTCGGCGCGTCGTACGCCGTCGGGCAgagggcgacggcacgctacgacgccgcccacgacgccggcgcgcgctTCGTCAACGCCCGCTCGGACGAGGTCGTCTTCGGCCCTTCCACcacgcagctgctgcgcaacctctccctcgccctcggcggccccggcTCCCGCCTgcgccccggcgacgacatcgtcgtctccgccatCGACCACGAAGCCAACGTGGCTCCCTgggtcgacctcgccgaccgcCACGATCTCGTCCTCAAGTGGTGGcgcccagctgctgctgctgctgcccacgaTACCAACCCCAAGCTGCTCCCCGAAGACCTCgcccggctcgtcggcccccgCACGCGCCTCGTGACCTTCACCCACGCCAGCAACATCCTCGGCACCATCACCgacgtccgcgccgtcgccgacgtcgcccatgccgtcggcgccctcgtctgcgtcgacggcgtcgcctACGCCCCGCACCGCcccatcgacgtcgccgccctcggcgtcgacttcTACTGCTTCTCCTGGTACAAGACGTACGGCCCGCACGTCGCCATGCTGTACGCCGGCTGGGCCGCCCAGACGCACCTGCGCTCCCTGGGCCACTTCTTCAACccctcggcgacgctcgccgacaagctcggtctcgccggcggcagctaCGAGCTGTGCCAGGCCGTCACTCACGTCGTCGACTACCTCGGCCCTGGCACCGGCTCCGAGAAGTGgcgcgccatcgaggccCACGAGCACCAGCTGCAGGCCGTGCTGCTCGACTTCCTCACGGCTCGCCCGGACGTCACCATCTTCGGCGTTGCCAAGCCCGACTCTCACCTCCGCGTCTCCACGGTCagcttcgccgtcgacggctggGACCCCAAGGCCCTGGTCGAGGCTGTGGAAAAGGACACGCGCTTTGCCTTTCGCTGGGGCGCCTTTTACTCGaaccgcctcgtccgcgacaCGTTGCGCCTGGGGCCCAATGGCGTCGTCAGGGTCAGCATGGTTCACTACAACACGC TCGATGAAGTCAAGGGGCTCATCAAGGCGTTGGAAAAAGTGATTGACGGAAAGGAGTAA
- a CDS encoding uncharacterized protein (EggNog:ENOG503P7G1): MFSTKSAQSLRRLFAGYHEPLPLSKQQLQKLLDGLKASFRTQLDLEYGRNPENALVTSKTTGNDLQIRHSAATQHLKSILSNPLFSYKMESPTQGLMVSPSVPRRDPMDVFDHAVARGMMTLKAATGCLVAKRQLLSGSVADLASSETALRMVRWLRSSGADGDLAFLDNQAFVRALTPFLVAEGLENAAWDWITRTINDTSAHWENELRVKRASFVLAELVRTKSQPQYGNLDAAIQTILDAERHFEKSALLPDLLVLPWRSVSWLSTVESYSRTAPSEELFNAHIATADLLRRPFTVEKAHLQLHHPTHPDHTAAMDFFQDRKELRKLVRRLSPEKVNPAKLKGMSIIPWIAFLGHDTVNYLTQSGRSEAAEDVSELLRSELSDVFSETLGPT; encoded by the coding sequence ATGTTTTCCACAAAGTCCGCGCagtcgctgcggcggctcttTGCTGGCTACCACGAACCGCTCCCGCTGTCGAAGCAGCAGTTGCagaagctcctcgacggcctaAAGGCATCGTTTCGAACCCAGCTTGATCTAGAGTACGGACGGAATCCAGAGAATGCCCTGGTCACGTCCAAAACGACTGGGAACGACCTCCAGATCCGGCattcggcggcgacccagcACCTCAAATCGATACTGTCGAATCCGCTCTTCAGCTACAAGATGGAGTCGCCCACACAGGGCCTCATGGTCTCCCCGTCTGTTCCAAGGCGAGACCCTATGGATGTGTTTGACCACGCGGTCGCGCGGGGAATGATGACTCTCAAGGCCGCAACTGGGTGTCTTGTTGCCAAGAGGCAGCTGCTATCTGGATCGGTCGCTGATCTGGCCTCGTCCGAGACGGCGTTGCGCATGGTTCGCTGGCTCCGCTCGTCGGGTGCTGATGGCGACCTCGCTTTCCTGGACAACCAGGCATTCGTTCGGGCCCTGACCCCGTTTCTGGTGGCAGAGGGCTTAGAGAATGCAGCCTGGGACTGGATCACCCGTACCATCAACGACACGTCAGCGCACTGGGAGAACGAACTGCGTGTCAAGCGGGCGTCtttcgtcctcgccgagcttgtGCGAACCAAGAGCCAGCCACAATATGGCAACTTGGACGCCGCTATTCAAACGATACTCGACGCGGAACGCCACTTTGAGAAGAGCGCTCTTCTGCCCGACCTACTGGTGCTGCCGTGGAGGTCGGTATCGTGGCTCTCCACGGTGGAATCATACAGCAGGACCGCTCCTTCGGAAGAGTTGTTCAACGCTCACATAGCGACGGCGGATCTCCTTCGGCGGCCGTTCACCGTCGAGAAGGCACACCTGCAACTACACCACCCCACACACCCCGATCATACCGCGGCGATGGACTTCTTCCAGGACCGCAAGGAGCTGCGAAAGCTGGTCCGTCGGCTGAGCCCGGAGAAAGTCAACCCGGCTAAGCTCAAGGGCATGAGCATCATCCCCTGGATCGCTTTTCTAGGCCACGACACTGTCAACTACCTCACGCAGTCGGGCAGGAgtgaggcggccgaggacgtaTCAGAGCTACTACGATCTGAGCTATCGGATGTGTTTTCCGAGACGCTGGGTCCGACTTGA